DNA from Campylobacter sp. RM5004:
AAACAAAACTAAGCATTCCATAGCATTGCTAGGCAAATGGGGTTGTGGCAAGACATATTTATGGGAGCATTTTATAAGACCAAAAATTGCCATAAAATACGAACTAATCACAGCCAATCTAGCAAAATCAATGGCTATTGTTTGTGGTTTGTTTTTGCTTGCGTGCTTAAATGATGATTTGATAAAGCTAATTAGAGCTTATTTTTGCGTTAGTTATTTTGACTTTTTTAAGCCTATATTTTTATTTCCGATACTTTTAGGACTTTTTATTTATATTAGGATTTTTAGTAGCTATAAAAACTCTATTATTTACATAAGTTTATACGGCAAAAATGATTTCAAATCAGCTATAGATGAGATTTATCAAAAATCACAAGATAGTAAAGACTATCTAATAAGACTTTTAAACGGACTAAGCTCCAAAATCACAGGAATTGAAAATCTATTTTATAAGCTTGATGAAGACGGCTTTGAAAATAAAATCATTTGCATTGATGATATAGAAAGACGCCCAAAAAGTATGGAGCTAGAAGATGTCTTTGGTTTGGTATCTCATCTAAAAGAGAGTAAAAAATGCCATGTTTTGGCGATTTTCGGCGAGGGGGTGTATTATGTTGGTGAAAAATCTAAATGGGGTGAGTTAGCTAGTAAATTTGACAATACACCAAAGCCAGAAAAGCCACAAAAAGACCCCAAAAATACAATTAATTATTTTGTAAATCACGACTTTTTTGAAAAAACTTTTGATATAAAAATTGATATGAGTAATAATTATTTTTTACTTCTTTACTTGGTGAGTAAAAGCAGTATAAAATTAAGTCTTAAAGGCAAAGAAGAGCTAATTAAATTTATATATGATTTAGAAGAGTATAAAACAGAAGGAACTTCAATACAAGCTAATATTAGGTGGTTTGAAAAAAATTTTCAACAATTTGAAGCAAAATTGAGAAAATTAAATTTATTAGAGCTTGATAAAGATTTTTTAGAATTTTACTATGCTGATTTTTTCAAGCAAGTTTATGATATATATGATTTTAATTATCCCGATGCTAGATATTTTGGTCATGTTTTTTGGTTAGACTGCGAACGCCAAATTACAAATAATTCTTTTGCAACTTTTGATAACTCTTATAGATATTTTATAGATTGCTATAAAACCTACGAACACTTAAACGCTATAAAAGAATTTTATGCCGCAAGTGTTGAGATAGATAATTTTTATGATATTTTGAATTATAAAATATTTAAATTTCAAATACTATTTTTGCTAAGATTAGCCTATGAAGATAAGTGTAATTATAAAGAAGATTTTAGAAAAATATATAAAAATATCCTAAACTATACAATCTCAGATTTATCACATTTAAAAAATGTTATCAAGCTACTAAAAAAATACGATTTTACAAAAGATATAAAGTGCAATGAAGAAATAAATTCAAAAATGAGTGAGCTTATGCATTATAGAAGTGATAAAGTTTATTTTCATCATATTAGTCTTTATAATTTATACAAACTTATACTAAATGATAATTCACAAGGCTTTGAAGCCATAAACAACTCTTATTTTAAAGTCTCGTTAGAATTGCTCTTAGCTTTATTATTAGACTTTGATACGCAAGATGATGAAAATCATACTGAGGTTATAAATAAACTTAAAGAGATTTTAGGGACAAATAGCATTGAATAATTTGATAGATTTACAGCTTGATACGATATACTTTATCTTTTTTATAATTATGATTTTGTGTATTTATTCAATGCAAAAGACATTTAGAAAAAATACGATTTAAAGGACACAAGATGAAACAAACAAACGAAATTCCGAATTTAAATTCTGATATTGAAACAATAGAAACCACCGAGCCGACCACAGCGACCGAGCAACAAAAAGCCGAAAAAGAACCGACCACCGAACAAAACCAAACCAACCAAAGCACCGAAGCCACCCCAACCCCCAAAACCACCACCGCCCAGATAAACGCCAAACTCTGGGACGCGTGCAACACCTTCCGTGGGCTAATGGACGGCAGTGATTACAAAGACTACATTCTCACCATGCTATTTATCAAATACCTAAGCGACACCTACACCGAAAAAATCACCGAGCTAAAAGCTGTGGCATCGACTCAGTCTATAAAGCCCTACTAAATCAACTAGATTTCAAGCTAGAAGAGCACTCAACATT
Protein-coding regions in this window:
- a CDS encoding type I restriction-modification system subunit M N-terminal domain-containing protein, translating into MKQTNEIPNLNSDIETIETTEPTTATEQQKAEKEPTTEQNQTNQSTEATPTPKTTTAQINAKLWDACNTFRGLMDGSDYKDYILTMLFIKYLSDTYTEKITELKAVASTQSIKPY